The following coding sequences lie in one Burkholderia cepacia genomic window:
- the rplA gene encoding 50S ribosomal protein L1 codes for MAKISKRRQAFAAKVDRQKLYAIEDALSLVKECASAKFDESIDVAVQLGIDAKKSDQVVRGSVVLPAGTGKSVRVAVFAQGEKAEQARAAGAEIVGMEDLAEQIKAGQMDFDIVIASPDTMRIVGTLGQILGPRGLMPNPKVGTVTPDVATAVKNAKAGQVQFRVDKAGIIHATIGRASFEPTALRSNLSALIEALQKAKPATSKGVYLRKIALSSTMGVGVRVDQATLAAQ; via the coding sequence ATGGCTAAGATCTCCAAGCGCCGTCAGGCATTTGCCGCCAAGGTTGATCGTCAGAAGCTGTACGCGATCGAAGACGCACTGAGCCTCGTGAAGGAATGCGCGAGCGCGAAGTTCGACGAGTCGATCGACGTCGCAGTCCAGCTCGGCATCGATGCAAAGAAGTCGGACCAGGTCGTTCGTGGTTCGGTCGTTCTGCCGGCCGGTACGGGCAAGTCGGTTCGCGTTGCCGTGTTCGCGCAAGGCGAAAAGGCCGAGCAAGCTCGTGCAGCAGGCGCGGAAATCGTCGGTATGGAAGACCTGGCTGAGCAGATCAAGGCTGGCCAGATGGACTTCGACATCGTGATCGCTTCGCCGGACACGATGCGTATCGTCGGTACGCTCGGCCAGATCCTCGGCCCGCGCGGCCTGATGCCGAACCCGAAGGTCGGTACGGTCACGCCGGACGTCGCAACCGCCGTCAAGAACGCGAAGGCTGGTCAGGTGCAATTCCGTGTCGACAAGGCCGGTATCATCCACGCGACCATCGGCCGTGCATCGTTCGAGCCGACCGCACTGCGTTCGAACCTGTCGGCACTGATCGAAGCGCTGCAGAAGGCCAAGCCGGCAACGAGCAAGGGCGTGTACCTGCGCAAGATCGCACTGTCGAGCACGATGGGCGTCGGCGTGCGTGTCGACCAGGCTACGCTGGCAGCGCAGTAA
- the rplJ gene encoding 50S ribosomal protein L10, with amino-acid sequence MPLNREDKQAVVAEVSAQVAKAQTVVLAEYRGIAVGDLTKLRAKAREQQVYLRVLKNTLARRAVEGTPFAPLAEQMTGPLIYGISEDAIAAAKVVNDFSKSNDKLVIKAGSFDGKVMDKAGVQALASIPSREELLSKLLFVMQSPVSGFARALAALAEKKQAEAA; translated from the coding sequence GTGCCGCTTAATAGAGAAGACAAGCAAGCCGTCGTCGCTGAGGTTTCCGCGCAAGTCGCGAAGGCCCAGACCGTTGTGCTGGCTGAGTATCGTGGAATTGCGGTTGGCGATCTGACCAAGCTGCGCGCGAAAGCGCGTGAGCAACAGGTTTACCTGCGCGTGTTGAAGAACACGCTGGCGCGTCGCGCTGTCGAAGGTACGCCGTTTGCTCCGCTGGCAGAGCAGATGACTGGTCCGCTGATCTACGGCATCTCGGAAGATGCAATTGCTGCTGCTAAGGTCGTCAACGACTTCAGCAAGAGCAATGACAAGTTGGTCATCAAGGCTGGTTCGTTCGATGGCAAGGTGATGGACAAGGCTGGCGTGCAAGCGCTGGCAAGCATCCCGAGCCGCGAAGAACTGCTCTCGAAGCTGCTGTTCGTTATGCAATCGCCTGTTTCGGGCTTCGCGCGTGCTCTGGCCGCGCTGGCCGAGAAGAAGCAAGCGGAAGCTGCGTAA
- the secE gene encoding preprotein translocase subunit SecE codes for MANPSVETVNTSGDKLMLALGVLLVLAGFVGFFWLANQQWYVRGAALAVGIIAGVAVGLMSAPGKSLIAFAKDSYKEVRKVVWPTRKEATQTTLVVFGFVLVMAIFLWLSDKSIEWVIFSAILGWK; via the coding sequence ATGGCGAATCCATCCGTCGAAACTGTAAATACCTCCGGCGATAAGCTGATGCTGGCCCTGGGTGTATTGCTGGTGTTGGCCGGATTCGTGGGCTTCTTCTGGCTGGCCAATCAGCAGTGGTATGTCCGCGGTGCCGCGTTGGCGGTAGGTATCATCGCCGGCGTGGCCGTCGGGCTGATGTCCGCCCCTGGCAAGAGCCTCATCGCCTTTGCCAAGGATTCGTACAAGGAAGTCCGGAAGGTCGTTTGGCCCACCCGCAAGGAAGCAACGCAAACCACACTCGTCGTGTTCGGTTTCGTGCTCGTGATGGCGATTTTCCTCTGGTTGAGTGACAAATCGATCGAATGGGTGATTTTCTCGGCGATTCTGGGTTGGAAATGA
- the nusG gene encoding transcription termination/antitermination protein NusG, whose product MSDTPASPSGKRWYVVHAYSGMEKSVQRALQERIERAGMQDKFGQILVPTEEVVEVKGGHKAVTERRFFPGYVLVEMEMTDETWHLVKNTAKVTGFVGGARNRPTPISPKEVEKIMSQMQEGVEKPRPKTLFEVGEMVRVKEGPFTDFNGTVEEVNYEKSRVRVSVTIFGRSTPVELEFGQVEKV is encoded by the coding sequence ATGAGCGATACTCCGGCATCCCCGAGCGGAAAACGTTGGTACGTCGTGCACGCCTACTCCGGTATGGAGAAGAGCGTGCAACGTGCGCTTCAGGAGCGCATCGAACGTGCTGGCATGCAGGACAAATTCGGTCAGATCCTGGTCCCGACCGAAGAAGTGGTCGAAGTCAAGGGCGGCCACAAGGCCGTGACCGAGCGTCGTTTCTTCCCCGGCTACGTGCTGGTGGAAATGGAAATGACGGACGAAACGTGGCACCTCGTGAAGAACACCGCGAAGGTCACCGGTTTCGTCGGCGGTGCGCGCAACCGCCCGACCCCGATTTCCCCGAAGGAAGTCGAGAAGATCATGTCGCAGATGCAGGAAGGCGTCGAAAAGCCGCGCCCGAAGACCCTGTTCGAAGTCGGCGAGATGGTGCGCGTCAAGGAAGGCCCGTTCACGGACTTCAACGGCACCGTCGAAGAAGTCAACTACGAAAAATCGCGCGTGCGTGTGTCGGTCACCATCTTTGGTCGATCCACCCCAGTCGAACTCGAGTTCGGCCAGGTCGAAAAAGTTTGA
- the rplK gene encoding 50S ribosomal protein L11 codes for MAKKIIGFIKLQIPAGKANPSPPVGPALGQRGLNIMEFCKAFNAQTQGMEPGLPVPVVITAFADKSFTFVMKTPPATVLIKKAAKVDKGSSKPHTDKVGSITRAQAEEIAKTKMPDLTAADLDAAVRTIAGSARSMGITVEGV; via the coding sequence ATGGCAAAGAAGATTATCGGCTTTATCAAGCTGCAGATCCCTGCAGGTAAAGCCAACCCGTCGCCGCCGGTCGGTCCGGCACTGGGCCAGCGCGGCCTGAACATCATGGAGTTCTGCAAGGCGTTCAACGCGCAGACTCAAGGCATGGAGCCGGGTCTGCCGGTGCCGGTGGTCATCACGGCATTCGCTGACAAGAGCTTCACGTTCGTGATGAAGACGCCGCCGGCAACCGTCCTGATCAAGAAGGCGGCGAAGGTGGACAAGGGCTCGAGCAAGCCGCACACCGACAAGGTCGGTTCGATCACGCGTGCTCAAGCTGAAGAAATCGCAAAGACCAAGATGCCGGACCTTACGGCAGCTGATCTGGACGCAGCCGTTCGCACCATCGCTGGTAGCGCACGCTCGATGGGCATCACTGTGGAGGGCGTGTAA
- a CDS encoding SGNH/GDSL hydrolase family protein, whose product MSFRSSFAAAMLGAAVFVSPLVASAAPAGWVAAWATALQPIPDLAAPPPLYRAPDVAGRTVRQIVYPTVSGRAARIRVSNAYGRAPLVVEAASLARAGEGAVLAGGAVVPVRFGGKSSVTLAPGQELESDPAAIDVMAAQPYAISLQMGPNQRMTVWHRVSNQFNYVSVPGDHVSDPGAAAFRTRFTQYAWVSELAVEAGTAHASVAAIGDSITDGLRSSVNRNRRWPDALARRLTASGADSVGVVNLGISGNRLLSDSACYGTSLASRFERDALSRAGVKVAVVLIGINDINFAAMPPRAGLDCDNPHTQVTAASLIDGYRRLIEAAHRQGVKVYGATLTPAALPPGREAIRLEVNRWIRSGGGFDGVVDFDAVLRDPARPSVLQRRYDSGDGIHPSDAGYTAMADAVPVEQLQAAASGK is encoded by the coding sequence ATGTCATTCCGAAGCAGTTTCGCCGCGGCCATGTTGGGTGCGGCCGTTTTCGTGTCGCCGCTCGTGGCGTCGGCCGCGCCGGCCGGATGGGTTGCCGCGTGGGCAACCGCGCTGCAGCCGATTCCCGATCTTGCCGCGCCGCCGCCGCTTTACCGCGCGCCCGACGTGGCCGGGCGGACCGTGCGCCAGATCGTGTATCCGACGGTGTCGGGGCGCGCCGCGCGGATTCGCGTCAGCAATGCCTACGGCCGCGCGCCGCTGGTCGTCGAGGCCGCGAGCCTCGCGCGTGCCGGTGAGGGCGCGGTGCTTGCCGGCGGCGCGGTCGTGCCGGTCCGGTTCGGCGGCAAGTCATCGGTGACGCTCGCGCCGGGCCAGGAGCTCGAAAGCGATCCGGCGGCCATCGACGTGATGGCCGCGCAGCCTTATGCGATCAGTCTCCAGATGGGGCCGAACCAGCGGATGACGGTCTGGCACCGCGTGTCGAACCAGTTCAACTATGTGTCCGTACCGGGCGACCACGTGAGCGATCCGGGCGCCGCCGCGTTCCGCACTCGCTTTACGCAATACGCATGGGTGTCCGAACTGGCTGTCGAAGCCGGTACCGCGCACGCCAGTGTCGCTGCGATCGGCGACTCGATCACCGACGGGCTGCGCTCCAGCGTGAACCGGAACCGCCGCTGGCCCGACGCGCTCGCGCGCCGGCTGACGGCGTCGGGAGCCGATTCGGTCGGCGTCGTGAATCTGGGTATCAGCGGGAACCGGCTGCTCAGCGATTCCGCGTGCTACGGCACGTCGCTGGCGTCACGGTTCGAACGCGATGCGCTGTCGCGTGCGGGCGTGAAGGTGGCGGTCGTGCTGATCGGCATCAACGACATCAACTTCGCGGCGATGCCGCCGCGCGCGGGGCTCGATTGCGACAACCCGCATACGCAGGTCACGGCCGCGTCGCTGATCGACGGTTATCGCCGGCTGATCGAGGCGGCGCACCGCCAGGGCGTGAAGGTATACGGCGCGACGCTCACGCCGGCTGCGTTGCCGCCCGGCCGCGAAGCGATCCGGCTCGAGGTGAACCGGTGGATCCGGAGTGGCGGCGGCTTCGACGGCGTGGTCGACTTCGACGCGGTGCTGCGCGATCCGGCGCGTCCGAGCGTGCTGCAGCGCCGATACGATAGCGGCGACGGTATTCACCCGAGCGACGCCGGCTATACGGCGATGGCCGACGCGGTGCCGGTTGAGCAGTTGCAGGCTGCGGCGAGTGGCAAGTGA
- the rpoB gene encoding DNA-directed RNA polymerase subunit beta, which translates to MQYSFTEKKRIRKSFAKRPIVHQVPFLLATQLESFSTFLQADVPATQRKPEGLQAAFTSVFPIVSHNGFARLEFVSYALSSPAFNIKECQQRGLTYCSALRAKVRLVILDKESPNKPVVKEVKEQEVYMGEIPLMTPTGSFVINGTERVIVSQLHRSPGVFFEHDKGKTHSSGKLLFSARIIPYRGSWLDFEFDPKDILYFRVDRRRKMPVTILLKAIGLTPEQILANFFVFDNFTLMDEGAQLEFVPERLRGEVARFDITDRDGKVIVQKDKRINAKHIRDLEAAKTKFISVPEDYLLGRVLAKNVVDGDTGEVIASANDEVTESVLEKLREAGIKDIQTLYTNDLDQGPYISSTLRVDETTDRTAARIAIYRMMRPGEPPTEEAVEALFNRLFYSEEAYDLSKVGRMKFNRRVSRDEITGPMTLQDDDILATIKILVELRNGKGEVDDIDHLGNRRVRCVGELAENQFRAGLVRVERAVKERLGQAESENLMPHDLINSKPISSAIREFFGSSQLSQFMDQTNPLSEITHKRRVSALGPGGLTRERAGFEVRDVHPTHYGRVCPIETPEGPNIGLINSLALYAHLNEYGFLETPYRKVVDSKVTDQIDYLSAIEEGRYMIAQANAAIDENGQLIDELVSSREAGETMMVTPDRIQYMDVAPSQIVSVAASLIPFLEHDDANRALMGSNMQRQAVPCLRPEKPVVGTGIERTCAVDSGTTVQAFRGGVVDYVDAGRIVIRVNDEEAVAGEVGVDIYNLIKYTRSNQNTNINQRPIVKMGDKVSRGDVLADGASTDLGELALGQNMLIAFMPWNGYNFEDSILISEKVVADDRYTSIHIEELNVVARDTKLGPEEITRDISNLAEIQLGRLDESGIVYIGAEVEAGDVMVGKVTPKGETQLTPEEKLLRAIFGEKASDVKDTSLRVPSGMSGTVIDVQVFTREGIQRDKRAQQIIDDELKRYRLDLNDQLRIVEGDAFQRLARMLVGKVANGGPKKLAKGTKIDQAYLEDLDHYHWFDIRLADDEAAAQLEAIKNSIEEKRHQFDLAFEEKRKKLTQGDELPPGVLKMVKVYLAVKRRLQPGDKMAGRHGNKGVVSKIVPIEDMPYMADGRPADVVLNPLGVPSRMNVGQVLEVHLGWAAKGLGWRIGEMLQRQAKIEEMRAFLTKIYNDSGRQEDLESFTDEEILELAKNLREGVPFATPVFDGATEEEMGKMLDLAFPDDIAEQLGMNPSKNQVRLYDGRTGEMFERRVTLGYMHYLKLHHLVDDKMHARSTGPYSLVTQQPLGGKAQFGGQRFGEMEVWALEAYGASYVLQEMLTVKSDDVNGRTKVYENLVKGDHVIDAGMPESFNVLVKEIRSLGIDIDLDRN; encoded by the coding sequence ATGCAATATTCCTTCACCGAGAAGAAGCGCATTCGCAAGAGTTTCGCGAAGCGCCCCATCGTTCACCAAGTTCCGTTCTTGCTGGCTACCCAGCTTGAATCATTCAGCACGTTTCTGCAAGCCGATGTGCCGGCGACACAACGCAAGCCTGAAGGTTTGCAGGCCGCGTTCACATCGGTATTTCCCATTGTTTCGCACAACGGTTTCGCGCGCCTCGAGTTCGTGAGCTATGCGCTGTCCTCGCCGGCATTCAACATCAAGGAATGCCAGCAGCGGGGCCTGACGTACTGCTCCGCGCTGCGCGCGAAGGTCCGCCTTGTCATTCTCGACAAGGAATCGCCGAACAAGCCGGTCGTCAAGGAAGTGAAGGAGCAGGAAGTGTACATGGGCGAAATTCCGCTCATGACGCCGACGGGCTCGTTCGTCATCAACGGCACCGAGCGTGTCATCGTCTCGCAGCTGCACCGTTCGCCGGGCGTGTTCTTCGAACACGACAAGGGCAAGACGCACAGCTCGGGCAAGCTGCTGTTCTCGGCACGGATCATTCCGTACCGCGGCTCGTGGCTCGACTTCGAATTCGATCCGAAGGACATCCTGTACTTCCGCGTCGACCGTCGCCGCAAGATGCCGGTGACGATCCTGCTGAAGGCCATCGGCCTGACGCCGGAACAGATCCTCGCGAACTTCTTCGTGTTCGACAACTTCACGCTGATGGACGAAGGCGCGCAACTCGAGTTCGTGCCCGAGCGCCTGCGTGGTGAAGTCGCGCGTTTCGACATCACGGACCGTGATGGCAAGGTCATTGTCCAGAAGGACAAGCGGATCAACGCGAAGCACATTCGCGACCTCGAAGCCGCGAAGACCAAGTTCATCTCGGTGCCGGAAGACTATCTGCTCGGCCGCGTGCTGGCGAAGAACGTCGTCGACGGCGACACCGGCGAAGTGATCGCGAGCGCGAACGACGAAGTCACGGAAAGCGTGCTCGAGAAGCTGCGCGAAGCGGGCATCAAGGACATCCAGACGCTCTACACGAACGACCTGGACCAGGGCCCGTACATCTCGTCGACGCTGCGTGTCGACGAAACGACCGACCGTACGGCCGCTCGTATCGCGATCTACCGCATGATGCGTCCGGGCGAGCCGCCGACCGAAGAAGCGGTCGAGGCACTGTTCAACCGTCTGTTCTACAGCGAAGAAGCGTACGACCTGTCGAAGGTCGGCCGTATGAAGTTCAACCGCCGCGTCAGCCGTGATGAAATCACCGGCCCGATGACGCTGCAGGACGACGACATCCTCGCGACGATCAAGATCCTCGTCGAGCTGCGCAACGGCAAGGGCGAAGTGGACGACATCGACCACCTCGGCAACCGTCGCGTGCGTTGCGTCGGCGAACTGGCGGAGAACCAGTTCCGCGCCGGTCTCGTGCGTGTCGAGCGCGCGGTCAAGGAACGCCTCGGCCAGGCCGAAAGCGAAAACCTGATGCCGCACGACCTGATCAACTCGAAGCCGATTTCGTCGGCGATCCGCGAGTTCTTCGGTTCGTCGCAGCTGTCGCAGTTCATGGACCAGACCAACCCGCTGTCGGAAATCACGCACAAGCGCCGTGTTTCCGCACTGGGCCCGGGCGGTCTGACGCGCGAACGCGCAGGCTTCGAAGTCCGCGACGTGCACCCGACCCACTATGGCCGCGTGTGCCCGATCGAAACGCCGGAAGGTCCGAACATCGGCCTGATCAACTCGCTCGCACTGTACGCGCACCTGAACGAGTACGGCTTCCTCGAAACGCCGTACCGCAAGGTCGTGGACAGCAAGGTGACCGACCAGATCGACTACCTGTCGGCGATCGAGGAAGGCCGCTACATGATCGCGCAGGCAAACGCCGCGATCGACGAGAACGGCCAGCTGATCGACGAACTCGTGTCGTCGCGTGAAGCCGGCGAAACGATGATGGTCACGCCGGACCGTATCCAGTACATGGACGTCGCGCCGTCGCAGATCGTGTCGGTTGCAGCCTCGCTGATTCCGTTCCTCGAGCACGATGACGCGAACCGTGCACTGATGGGTTCGAACATGCAGCGTCAGGCCGTGCCGTGTCTGCGTCCGGAAAAGCCGGTCGTCGGGACGGGCATCGAGCGCACCTGTGCGGTCGACTCGGGTACGACGGTTCAGGCGTTCCGTGGCGGCGTCGTCGACTATGTCGACGCAGGTCGTATCGTGATTCGCGTGAACGACGAAGAAGCGGTCGCAGGTGAAGTCGGTGTCGACATCTACAACCTGATCAAGTACACGCGTTCGAACCAGAACACGAACATCAACCAGCGTCCGATCGTGAAGATGGGCGACAAGGTCTCGCGCGGCGACGTGCTGGCCGACGGCGCCTCGACGGACCTGGGCGAGCTCGCGCTCGGCCAGAACATGCTGATCGCGTTCATGCCGTGGAACGGCTACAACTTCGAGGATTCGATCCTGATCTCGGAGAAGGTGGTCGCGGACGATCGCTACACGTCGATCCACATCGAAGAGCTGAACGTCGTTGCACGTGACACGAAGCTCGGGCCGGAAGAAATCACGCGCGACATCTCGAACCTGGCGGAAATCCAGCTCGGCCGTCTCGACGAATCGGGCATCGTGTACATCGGTGCGGAAGTCGAAGCGGGCGACGTGATGGTCGGCAAGGTCACGCCGAAGGGCGAGACCCAGTTGACGCCGGAAGAGAAGCTGCTGCGCGCGATTTTCGGCGAGAAGGCTTCGGACGTGAAGGACACGTCGCTGCGCGTGCCGTCGGGCATGAGCGGCACCGTGATCGACGTCCAGGTGTTCACGCGTGAAGGCATCCAGCGCGACAAGCGTGCGCAACAGATCATCGACGACGAACTGAAGCGCTATCGTCTCGACCTGAACGACCAGCTGCGCATCGTGGAAGGCGACGCGTTCCAGCGTCTCGCACGCATGCTCGTGGGCAAGGTCGCGAACGGCGGTCCGAAGAAGCTCGCGAAGGGTACGAAGATCGACCAGGCTTACCTGGAAGACCTCGACCACTACCACTGGTTCGACATCCGCCTCGCGGACGACGAAGCAGCGGCGCAGCTCGAAGCGATCAAGAACTCGATCGAGGAAAAGCGTCACCAGTTCGACCTCGCGTTCGAAGAGAAGCGCAAGAAGCTCACGCAAGGCGACGAACTGCCGCCGGGCGTGCTGAAGATGGTCAAGGTGTACCTCGCGGTGAAGCGTCGTCTGCAGCCTGGCGACAAGATGGCAGGCCGTCACGGTAACAAGGGTGTCGTGTCGAAGATCGTCCCGATCGAAGACATGCCGTACATGGCCGACGGCCGTCCGGCAGACGTCGTGCTGAACCCGCTCGGCGTGCCGTCGCGGATGAACGTGGGTCAGGTTCTGGAAGTGCACCTCGGCTGGGCCGCGAAGGGTCTCGGCTGGCGTATCGGCGAAATGCTGCAGCGTCAGGCGAAGATCGAGGAAATGCGCGCGTTCCTGACGAAGATCTACAACGACTCGGGCCGCCAGGAAGATCTGGAAAGCTTCACCGACGAAGAGATCCTCGAACTCGCGAAGAACCTGCGCGAAGGCGTGCCGTTCGCAACGCCGGTGTTCGACGGTGCGACCGAGGAAGAAATGGGCAAGATGCTCGACCTCGCGTTCCCGGACGACATCGCTGAACAGCTCGGCATGAACCCGTCGAAGAACCAGGTCCGTCTGTACGACGGCCGCACGGGTGAAATGTTCGAACGTCGCGTGACGCTCGGCTACATGCACTACCTGAAGCTGCACCACTTGGTCGACGACAAGATGCACGCGCGTTCGACCGGCCCGTACTCGCTCGTCACGCAGCAGCCGCTGGGTGGTAAGGCGCAGTTCGGTGGCCAGCGTTTCGGTGAAATGGAAGTGTGGGCACTCGAAGCGTACGGCGCGTCCTACGTGCTGCAGGAAATGCTGACGGTGAAGTCGGACGACGTGAACGGCCGGACCAAGGTCTATGAGAACCTGGTCAAGGGTGATCACGTCATCGATGCAGGCATGCCGGAATCCTTCAACGTGCTCGTGAAGGAAATCCGCTCGCTCGGTATCGACATCGATCTCGACCGCAATTAA
- the rplL gene encoding 50S ribosomal protein L7/L12 gives MAIAKEDILAAVEGMTVLELNELVKAFEEKFGVSAAAVAVAGPAGGGAAAAAEEQTEFTVVLAEAGANKVSVIKAVRELTGLGLKEAKDLVDGAPKAVKEGVAKAAAEEAKKKLEEAGAKVEIK, from the coding sequence ATGGCAATCGCAAAAGAAGACATCCTGGCAGCAGTCGAAGGGATGACCGTTCTGGAACTGAACGAACTGGTCAAGGCGTTCGAAGAGAAGTTTGGCGTGTCGGCAGCTGCAGTGGCAGTCGCTGGCCCGGCAGGCGGCGGCGCTGCTGCTGCAGCTGAAGAACAGACCGAATTCACGGTCGTTCTGGCTGAAGCTGGCGCCAACAAGGTTTCGGTCATCAAGGCCGTTCGCGAACTGACGGGCCTGGGCCTGAAGGAAGCGAAGGACCTGGTTGACGGTGCACCGAAGGCCGTCAAGGAAGGCGTCGCCAAGGCTGCTGCTGAAGAAGCCAAGAAGAAGCTGGAAGAAGCAGGCGCGAAGGTCGAAATCAAGTAA
- the tuf gene encoding elongation factor Tu encodes MAKGKFERTKPHVNVGTIGHVDHGKTTLTAAITTVLTKKFGGEAKAYDQIDAAPEEKARGITINTAHVEYETANRHYAHVDCPGHADYVKNMITGAAQMDGAILVCSAADGPMPQTREHILLARQVGVPYIIVFLNKCDMVDDAELLELVEMEVRELLSKYDFPGDDTPIVKGSAKLALEGDTGELGEVAIMSLADALDTYIPTPERAVDGAFLMPVEDVFSISGRGTVVTGRVERGIVKVGEEIEIVGIKPTVKTTCTGVEMFRKLLDQGQAGDNVGILLRGTKREDVERGQVLAKPGSITPHTHFTAEVYVLSKDEGGRHTPFFNNYRPQFYFRTTDVTGSIELPKDKEMVMPGDNVSITVKLIAPIAMEEGLRFAIREGGRTVGAGVVAKIIE; translated from the coding sequence ATGGCCAAGGGTAAATTCGAGCGGACCAAGCCGCACGTGAACGTTGGTACGATTGGTCACGTTGACCACGGCAAGACGACGCTGACGGCAGCGATCACGACGGTTCTGACGAAGAAGTTCGGCGGCGAAGCGAAGGCATACGACCAGATCGACGCGGCACCGGAAGAAAAGGCGCGCGGCATCACGATCAACACGGCACACGTCGAGTACGAAACGGCTAACCGCCACTACGCACACGTTGACTGCCCGGGCCACGCTGACTATGTGAAGAACATGATCACGGGCGCAGCGCAGATGGACGGCGCGATCCTGGTTTGCTCGGCAGCTGACGGCCCGATGCCGCAGACGCGTGAGCACATCCTGCTGGCACGTCAGGTTGGCGTTCCGTACATCATCGTGTTCCTGAACAAGTGCGACATGGTGGACGATGCTGAACTGCTCGAGCTGGTCGAGATGGAAGTTCGCGAACTCCTGTCGAAGTACGACTTCCCGGGCGACGACACGCCGATCGTGAAGGGTTCGGCGAAGCTGGCGCTGGAAGGCGACACGGGCGAGCTGGGCGAAGTGGCGATCATGAGCCTGGCCGACGCGCTGGACACGTACATCCCGACGCCGGAGCGTGCAGTTGACGGCGCGTTCCTGATGCCGGTGGAAGACGTGTTCTCGATCTCGGGCCGTGGTACGGTTGTGACGGGTCGTGTCGAGCGCGGCATCGTGAAGGTCGGCGAAGAAATCGAAATCGTCGGTATCAAGCCGACGGTGAAGACGACCTGCACGGGCGTTGAAATGTTCCGCAAGCTGCTGGACCAAGGTCAAGCAGGCGACAACGTTGGTATCCTGCTGCGCGGCACGAAGCGTGAAGACGTTGAGCGTGGCCAGGTTCTGGCGAAGCCGGGTTCGATCACGCCGCACACGCACTTCACGGCTGAAGTGTACGTGCTGAGCAAGGACGAAGGCGGCCGTCACACGCCGTTCTTCAACAACTACCGTCCGCAGTTCTACTTCCGTACGACGGACGTGACGGGCTCGATCGAGCTGCCGAAGGACAAGGAAATGGTGATGCCGGGCGACAACGTGTCGATCACGGTGAAGCTGATCGCTCCGATCGCGATGGAAGAAGGTCTGCGCTTCGCAATCCGCGAAGGCGGCCGTACGGTCGGCGCCGGCGTCGTCGCCAAGATCATCGAGTAA